In one window of Macrotis lagotis isolate mMagLag1 chromosome 5, bilby.v1.9.chrom.fasta, whole genome shotgun sequence DNA:
- the HMGN3 gene encoding high mobility group nucleosome-binding domain-containing protein 3 isoform X3: MPKRKSPEGAEGKDAAKVTKQEPTRRSARLSAKPAPPKPEPKPRKTTKKEPGTKANKGAKGKKDEKQESGKEGTTPSENGETKAEEIRIYRSTVSVSTSRGAPPSTLSVKGQIETVKVKGTVENVCLCAVARIR, translated from the exons tcTCCCGAGGGTGCTGAGGGCAAAGATGCAGCTAAAGTAACTAAACAAGAG CCCACAAGACGGTCTGCAAGATTGTCAGCT AAACCTGCGCCACCAAAACCTGAACCAAAACCAAGAAAAACCACTAAG AAGGAACCTGGAACAAAGGCTAACAAAGGCGCTAAAGGGAAGAAGGATGAGAAGCAGGAATCTGGAAAGGAAGGTACTACACCGTCTGAAAATGGTGAAACTAAAGCCGAAGAG ATTCGCATCTATCGCTCAACTGTTAGTGTTTCAACATCCCGAGGTGCCCCACCCAGCACACTGTCAGTAAAGGGGCAGATTGAAACAGTGAAAGTTAAGGGTACGGTAGAGAATGTCTGCCTGTGTGCAGTGGCTAGAATCAGATAG